From Bombina bombina isolate aBomBom1 chromosome 1, aBomBom1.pri, whole genome shotgun sequence:
CCATCTCCCTGCAGATATGTCACTCACAGTAAAGGAGAAGAATCAGGTCCGGTTGGTGTTCTTGGGGGCAGCAGGGGTGGGGAAGACTTCACTGATCAGACGCTTTTTGCAGGATACGTTTGACCCCAAGCACAGGAGGACAGTGGAAGAGTTGCACAGCACGGAATATGACACTGCAGGGGGCACTGAGGTGAAAATTGAGATCCTGGACACAAGTGGGAGCTATGAGTTCCCTGCCATGAGAAAGCTGAGCATGCAAAGTGGAGATGCTTTTGTTCTGGTGTATGCAGTGGACGATCCAGACTCTTTTGAGAATGTGAAGAGATTAAGAGAGGAGATCCTGGAAGCCAAGCAAGATAAAAGTCCACCCATTGTTGTAGTGGGCAACAAGAAGGATGAGGGTACCATACAGAAGGTACCATGGGATGAGGTCCTCTCCACTGTGGAAATGGAGTGGAACAGCCGGTTGCTGGAGACTTCTGCTAAGGAGAACTTTAATGTGACTGAGATCTTTAGGGTAATGCTAAGGGAAGTCAACCTTCCTAGCCGGCTGAGCCCAGCACTGAGGAGGAGAAGAGAAACCATACCCAACGATGTCAGCACCAAACCCCCCATGAGCAAAACAAACAGCTGCAGCATCTGCTGAACAGAGACCCCCATCCTACCCTCATCGGGGTTGGATGGGATAAAGAAAACTGTAGGGGAATCCTATGAGAAGGGATCCCACTTCCTCTCAGGATGAACAATGAAACTGACTGGGGTTCAGTCACAGGTGGGGAAATACCACATCCCTTAGTGCAATTGGAGATCTGGCTGTACGATTGTGAGAATCTACTAACAAAAAGGAAGTAGCTACTTTTTCTTCCTTACCTTCAACTTCTTAAAGGGAATGTGTAAGCAGCACACAGAATCTGCTACTGATGTGCCCTTGTCCTGCTATGTTTGGTTTTGTTATGTATTGTATTGTTGTTACACTACTGACATACTTGCATAGTAATGTTACTGTTTGCATTAGGCTGCTGACTGTTAAATGTACCATTTCCTAATCAGTGGTTTATGATAACACCTAAACTCTCATATTTTAAGAAATCTGCCTATATATTGAGTTGACCATTCCGCAAATCTCAGGTGCTCAGTTATAGATGATCTAATTAATAATATAGTtgatatattaaccccttcagcATCAGATTATCTTTCTGCCTTTACATAGAACACATAGACTAGGCACATCAGCTCAGCCAGTAAAACCTGATCACATTGTCCTGTACCTATTCCATTCATATCAAGATTATTTGTCATTCTGAGATCAGACCCATCTATGCCCAACCTCCAGATGAGAACGATTCTATAAACTATATTtcttctctgtctccccccccccccccctgctgtttCCTTCCAGATGCAGCAATTACTTTGGGATATTTGTTTACTCTTGAATTTTGTaatcaaatttaacaaaaaataatgtcCAATCTCCAAAATGTTGCCAAACCAATGCGTATTAAATCTCTCatgtaatgtaagtaaatgggaaaatGTGTTATTACCAATGATAATTGTCTGATTTCTATACAGTTTTTATTCATTGATGTTGGTATCTGTAGAGATGGGCACATAGACAGATGTGCGCATTTACACTAATTAGATCCCTTACAGATCAATCTTACTAGAATATTCATTTTTGCAACAGTATTAACCGAACAACAAGACAAACGTGCAAATATCACCAGTGGCCACAATGGCACAAGGTAaattaacatttacatctttagatGATGTGAACTAATTGTATGGGGCCATAGTTTATCTTCTGTGAAGCTTTAGTGCCAGTTATAGACACTCTAAAGGCTAAGGATGTTTACTACTAATTGATTTGGGGAAGTTTAAATGCTGTGCAAATGgtttatatataatgatatataattatatatatataaaaggacaaCTCACACAAGTTTAATGGTTGGCACCTAtatgccccacaaaaaaaaaaaatcttcagcacAGAAAATAGTTACATGtagtgttgttgtttaaaaagatagacaatccctttatttaccattcccaacCAAtgctgttaaattaatatactttttacctcggtggttaccttgtttctaagcctctgcagactacctcattatctcagatcttttgacagacttgcatttcaggtaattagtgctgactcttaaataatttcacgcgtgagcagaatgttatatatgtaaaacacatgaactaacgcactctagctgtgaaaaacggtcaaatgcattcagataagaggaggcatTCAAGGGTTCATaatatagcatatgagcctacctaggtttcgttttcaactaagaataacaagagaacaaagcacatttgattataaaagtaaattagaaagttgtttaaaattacatggtgtCTCTTTAATCAGAGAGTCCTACATCGTGACTGTCTAAAAAATGAACACTAAACTGATTGGGTCTGGGGTTTAGCATGAACATATATCTTACTGGGGATGCAGggaatgggtctgatctgaggtcggtTAAATGATTGGAGATACCAAACAACAGGTCTGATCTGAGCTGTTATGTGGGAATATGGCTGATTGAAGTTACAGGACaacaggtctgatctgaggttttatGTGGGAATATGGCTGATTGAAGTTACAGGACaacaggtctgatctgaggtgttatgtggGAATATGGCTGATTGAAGTTACAGGACaacaggtctgatctgaggtctcctGTGGGCATATTGATGCAGCAAGCAGACAGGGGAGTCTGGTGCCCTTGTAAAGTAGTTTTATGGTGTGCAGATCACAATGGAGTATCGGTCTTCTCCAAATTGCTAGGATATGTGACAGCACCACACAGAAATAGGTTTTTACCTATTTCTGTGTGATGCTGTCATATCTTTTGTCTcctgtgggcatatggctgattgGAATTACAGGACAACAGGTGTGATCTGAGGAgtgatgtgggcatatggctgattaGAATAACAGAACAACAAGTGTGATCTTGGCATATAGCTGATTGGAATTACAGAACAAGTGTGAACCGAGGTGTTATGTGGGCATATGACTGATTGGAGATACAGAACAACAGGTatgatctgaggtgttatgtgggcatatggctgattgGAGATACAGAACAACAGGTatgatctgaggtgttatgtggGCATATGACTGATTGGAGATACAGAACAACAGGTatgatctgaggtgttatgtgggcatatggctgattgGAGATACAGAACAGCAGGTatgatctgaggtgttatgtggGCATATGACTGATTGGAGATACAGAACAACAGGTatgatctgaggtgttatgtggGAATATGGCTGATTGGAGATACAGAACAACAGGTatgatctgaggtgttatgtggGCATGGCTGATTGAAGTTACAGGACAACAGGTatgatctgaggtgttatgtgggcatatggctgattgGAGATACAGAACAACAGGTatgatctgaggtgttatgtgggcatatggctgattgGAGATACAGAACAACAGGTatgatctgaggtgttatgtggGCATGGCTGATTGAAGTTACAGGACAACAGGTatgatctgaggtgttatgtggGCATGGCTGATTGAAGTTACAGGACAACAGGTCTCATCTGAGGGCTCCTGTGGGCATGGCTGAATGGAATTACAGAACAACAGGTCTGATCTGAAGTGTTATGTGGGCATATATCTGATTTGAGTTAAAGGACAACAGGTCTGATTTGAGATCTTATGAGGGCATATGTCTGATTGGAGCTGCAAGACaacaggtctgatctgaggtcatgGGCATACAATTCACAGACATTGAAGATTGGGCCTAATATGAAATTGATAGGTTTGGGCAAAATTTATTAAGCACCATAGTCAAAGACATTAGACTATTTATTGGACTGGAATTATGTGTAATCCAAATATTTATGTATTGCACAAATTACTCCAACACAAAAAAGCGGAATGTGGGTGCCTGTGGCAATTTTTGGTATACATTTAGTAAACAAATGCCAAATAAAGTAATTCTGCCCATGCTTTAAAATTGCATCTGGGGATATTATTGACAGGAGCTGCAGACTTATGGTCTAAGTCTCACCACaaccacaaataaaaaaatattatgcagAATACAGCTGGCAACCCTCTTTAGATACAACAAAgactttaatgtcctttaataCTCAGTTTACTACCAGGTAATGGGTTTGGTTTCTTCTGATTAGAAAATATAGCAGGACATGACTATTGTAATTCATTGCTTCTATCTCTTTAATCTGAATCTGACTATTTCATGGACAGATAGTCTCCTCTGGAACAGGATGGAACTGTGCCTGCATTGTACACATTTGTGTTGTGATTTTGCTAGTTGACATTTGTGGGTACACAACTGGTCTATAAAATGTATCCATCATCTTATAAAAATCCAGATTTTTAAACTACAATTCAGAGTTGGATTTCAAGTGCTGTCACTAAAGTGTTAATTGTGCAACATGTTCTTTGTTATATCATTTTGTGAAATAGAATAAAATATGTTCTATACAGTAGTTGTACAGACTAATATTATTACAATGGTATAAATAGAATTTGGCACATCTCTTCTAGCATATGTGCTATATGTGATGTGCTTTATTAATGTACTTGTGATTATGTTACCTGATCATAGGCACAAGATTGCTTAGCAAAATCTCATGGCTGGAATATCATAggcaaatatagggctagattacaagtggagcgctaatttatcacgctcccgcaaatgggcaaatttgcctgtttgcaggagcacgataattaaccagccattacaagtggctggttattgctaccgtaagctcgtggtagcaattagcgctcagaaaattaaccagagatccaatctctggtttattttctaaaagtgcctcaaatgccctcaaaatagagggcattatagttttttatttacaaaatgtaacatttttaagttaaacattaagttaaacagctcttttacttaaaaaaaaaatacaaattaccccctaacagtaaactccctcacccaaccaacctacccaaaataaaaaaaactaacactcaaaaaacctacactatccattgcccctaaaggggcatttgtatggacattgcccttaaaagggcattcagctcttttactgcccttaaaagggtaatcagctcttttacagcccagtaaatccctaatcttaaaaaaaaaataacaacaaaacaaaatttaaaaaaaatcctaaagctaagctccaaataggtactcaccgtgcctgaagtccggcggtgaaggtcttcttccaggcggctccatcatcttctatcttcatctggagcaaaggcggcgcagagcagaggtgcggagtggtcttccccgatgcgtggatccggaTCGGCGGTCTTCAACGGCGGCAATCTTCAGCGGCgtcgaggctcctcttcatccgatctccggtgtacactgaaaattgaatgcaaggtaccacattcaatttaGGGTAACTTGCATTTattttggctgaaattttgaaatcagccaatccaCGCAAATGAGTACCGCCAccactgaagaccgccgctgaggatccgtgcatcggggaagccagctccgcacctctgctcttcaccaccttcgctccggatgaagatagaaaatgatggagccgtctggaagaagaccttctccgccggacttcaggaacgataagtacctatttggggcttagtgtaagctttaggatttttttttaattttgttttgttgttattttttttttaagattagggatttaatgggctgtaaaagagctgattgctcttttaaggggagtaaaagagctgaatgcccttttaaaagcaacgcccatacaaatgcccctttaggggcaatgggtagtttagttttttttagtgttaggtttttttattatggggggttggtaggttgggggtttttactgttaggggagacttagtattttttaaatgtaaaagagctgtttaacttagggcgatgccctacaaaagggccttttaagggctattggtagtttaatttagattagggggtgtttttattttgggtaggcttaggtttaggggttaatattttaattatgttatttgcggattaggagttaataacgttATCATTTTGCGATATTGGTGGTTTCGGTATTTGTTAATGCTTCGTGCGggaggtttgtttttttattgttatactttgtgcgtgcAGTTAGGTTTtctttatttcttgtgggcggttacgtgttttttcattGTTGCATGCGGGCggttgcttgtttttttgtttttttaaggctttgattgcctacgctgcatccaggtggattccaaaaatggtagggtgatgaaagaatccaccCTGGATAAAAcacggggggaaaaaacacccaaccgcctgcacgaaacaacaaaaaacacgtaaacgcccacaagaaataaagaaaacctaaccgcccgcacaaaagataacaaaaaaaaactaacctcccgcacaaagtattaccaAACACCGAAATCACCAATatttcaaaataataaagtaattaactcctaatccgcatataacataattaaaatattaacccctaaactgccaaccccccacatcgcaataaacctaattaacctattaacccctaaaccgacaaacccccacatcgcaataatcttttctttttttaaaggctttgtttgcctacgctgcattcaggtggattcttttggctgcgtgcgcaactggcgacaccgacggacgcgttacaaatgcaattatagtatagataagcatatacattcatatttatatttgctaccatcactgcgctacttacccccttcgctgcgctagttctcatgctgtgtctgacagtatcagaacgaggctcccataggagcctatggaagcgcactctcgtgagcataatggttcccagcaatgcgaacacaaggccACGTTCgctttgctgaaaacttgtaataccagcacagattagcatgcgctggtaatacaaaatggagcgcaaatatcaccttTTAGAAagagatatttagcactccacttgtaatctggcccatagtgtgtaCTCCAGTATTAGCTGCCCACAATATCCAGATGTAATCATTTTGCAGGTGACAATCTCAATGTATGATGAGCATTATAGGTTTAACTCCATGGAAGCCAGAGGGGGCTGTCATCATTATGATAATCCACTGAgtgcaatataaatatttttttatttatatcttgcAAAATAATTGTTCATCTAAAGTGCTTTCACATAAATTTATATTACTTTTTTAATTAATACACTTTCTAAAATATGTTCATTAGCCCTgctccttaatgggacatgaacatgcaaaaagaaaattaattttgttaTTGCACAATTGCTTGGGTATTATGGTG
This genomic window contains:
- the LOC128644032 gene encoding GTP-binding protein Rhes-like; translation: MSLTVKEKNQVRLVFLGAAGVGKTSLIRRFLQDTFDPKHRRTVEELHSTEYDTAGGTEVKIEILDTSGSYEFPAMRKLSMQSGDAFVLVYAVDDPDSFENVKRLREEILEAKQDKSPPIVVVGNKKDEGTIQKVPWDEVLSTVEMEWNSRLLETSAKENFNVTEIFRVMLREVNLPSRLSPALRRRRETIPNDVSTKPPMSKTNSCSIC